Proteins co-encoded in one Bacillota bacterium genomic window:
- a CDS encoding DUF5317 domain-containing protein codes for MVAMLIDAAIISLVVGLLRKGSLQNLGNLTVRQIPLILIACLLQGGSLFLAQRGVDFFVRFGSWLNLFSFGLLLIALWANRHERAFVVIGLGVLLNGIVICANGGRMPVSIDSLEAVGLGELGALLETGDYITHTKLTDASVLTFLADWLYIPGYKRARVFSIGDVIISLGVFWLIQRAMVQKRVQPKEGFFRPPGA; via the coding sequence ATGGTAGCGATGCTCATTGATGCGGCGATTATCTCCCTTGTGGTGGGGCTTTTACGTAAGGGCAGCCTGCAGAACCTAGGCAACTTAACGGTGCGGCAGATTCCTTTGATTCTCATCGCTTGCCTGCTTCAGGGGGGCTCCCTCTTTCTTGCCCAGCGGGGGGTGGACTTTTTTGTCCGGTTTGGCTCGTGGTTGAATTTGTTTTCCTTCGGGCTGTTGCTCATCGCCCTGTGGGCTAACCGCCACGAACGGGCCTTCGTAGTTATCGGCCTTGGTGTTCTGCTTAACGGGATTGTGATCTGTGCCAATGGCGGCCGGATGCCTGTTTCCATTGATAGTCTCGAGGCGGTGGGTCTGGGTGAACTGGGGGCTTTGTTGGAGACCGGGGACTATATTACCCATACCAAATTGACCGATGCCTCGGTGCTTACCTTTTTGGCGGACTGGCTGTATATCCCGGGGTACAAGCGGGCCCGGGTGTTTAGTATCGGGGATGTGATCATCTCCCTTGGTGTCTTTTGGTTGATCCAAAGGGCGATGGTTCAAAAAAGGGTGCAACCGAAAGAAGGCTTCTTTCGGCCTCCGGGGGCTTAG